A region from the Deltaproteobacteria bacterium genome encodes:
- a CDS encoding ATP-binding protein, which yields MPSFGSETRYLFPFIIEDLQEKMVFLGGPRQVGKTTLAETLLHNIPGQYYNWDKLGQRNAALKGQWAPKSNLIVLDEFHKYKKWKTWLKGEYDTLKGRFKFLLTGSARLDLYRRGGDSLQGRYHSYRLHPFSLAEIHALKLQTNPFQPLQFRSGHWISDFKMLLRYGGFPEPFVKQNDRHWRRWQQEKIERLLKEDIRDLTVIQDVGNLALLADLLPSKIASILSINSLAEDLGVNFRTVAHWFDVFEQFYYCFRIPPYQTRKVAAVKKEKKLYLWDWSSIKNEGAKLENMVASHLLKFCHYLVDVEGYKAELHFLRDSTGKELDFLITIDRQPWFAVEVKNHDTQIASSLYYFKKRLNIPQVYQVTTDENQDYEKKGIRVMPASQFLTGLV from the coding sequence ATGCCCTCTTTTGGCTCTGAAACACGCTACTTATTTCCTTTTATTATAGAAGATCTCCAAGAAAAGATGGTGTTTTTGGGGGGGCCTCGCCAAGTGGGGAAAACTACTTTAGCAGAGACCCTACTTCATAACATTCCTGGGCAGTACTATAATTGGGATAAACTTGGGCAACGCAATGCTGCGCTTAAGGGCCAGTGGGCTCCGAAATCGAACCTTATTGTGTTAGATGAATTTCATAAATATAAAAAATGGAAAACCTGGCTGAAGGGTGAATATGATACTTTAAAAGGGAGATTTAAATTTCTCCTTACCGGTAGTGCAAGGCTCGATCTTTACCGTCGTGGCGGAGATTCCCTTCAAGGTCGCTATCATTCTTACCGGCTCCATCCCTTCTCACTTGCAGAAATTCATGCCTTAAAATTACAAACCAATCCCTTTCAACCCCTTCAGTTTCGTTCTGGGCATTGGATTTCTGATTTTAAAATGCTGCTTCGTTATGGCGGATTTCCGGAACCTTTTGTTAAACAGAATGATCGACATTGGAGGAGATGGCAACAAGAAAAAATTGAGCGTCTTTTAAAAGAAGATATCCGTGATCTTACGGTTATCCAAGATGTTGGTAACTTGGCTCTCCTTGCTGATCTGCTTCCTTCGAAAATTGCTTCTATCCTTTCCATCAATTCTTTAGCAGAAGATCTGGGGGTCAATTTTAGAACGGTGGCCCACTGGTTTGATGTGTTTGAACAATTTTATTACTGCTTTCGCATTCCGCCTTACCAAACTCGGAAAGTGGCAGCTGTCAAAAAAGAAAAAAAGTTGTATTTGTGGGATTGGTCTTCAATCAAAAATGAAGGTGCCAAACTTGAAAATATGGTTGCTAGCCATCTACTTAAATTCTGTCACTACCTTGTAGATGTAGAAGGTTACAAAGCAGAGCTTCATTTTTTGAGAGATTCAACAGGAAAAGAACTTGATTTTTTGATTACCATCGATCGACAGCCTTGGTTTGCAGTGGAGGTAAAAAATCATGACACTCAAATTGCCTCTTCACTTTATTATTTCAAAAAGCGTCTTAATATCCCTCAAGTTTACCAGGTTACTACCGATGAAAATCAAGACTACGAAAAAAAAGGAATTCGTGTCATGCCCGCAAGCCAATTTTTAACTGGCTTAGTATAG
- the clpB gene encoding ATP-dependent chaperone ClpB — protein sequence MRFDRFTLKSQEAMEAMAKLATEYGNQELQVEHLLAVLLADDEGLGPTLLKRFGASPASLHASVLKEIAKFPKVQGLGDHYLSAHLKKILNQAEIEASQLKDEYVSVEHFLLAILETPGTFCANLLQQHGLNKNKLLQVLSEVRGSHRVTDQAPEGKYQSLEKYTQDLTAQAKAGKLDPVIGRDEEIRRIMQVLSRRTKNNPVLIGEPGVGKTAIVEGLAQRIAHGDVPESLKNKRLLVFDLAGLLAGTKYRGEFEDRLKALLKEIKSAGGEIILFIDELHTLVGAGSAEGAMDASNMLKPMLVRGELRCIGATTLDEYRKHIEKDPALERRFQPTLVGEPTVADTIAILRGLKEKYEVHHGVRIKDDALVAAAMLSDRYISDRFLPDKAIDLVDEAASKIRMEIDSLPTEIDEIERKIRQLEIERQALKKESGKEAKARLSDLEKDLANQREKNQTLKTQWQSEKEAITQIRRVKEQIEKGRGQVELAERKADLNLAAELKYGKIPELEKQLQKFNENLTVLQKEKSMLKEEVEEEDIAEVVSKWTKIPVSKMMMGEMQKLIHMEKHLSGRVVGQDEALAKVANAVRRSRAGLQDPNRPIGSFLFLGPTGVGKTETARTLADFLFDNEHAIVRLDMSEYMEKHAVSRLIGAPPGYVGYEEGGQLTEAVRRMPYCVLLFDEIEKAHPDVFNILLQILDDGRLTDGQGRAVNFTNVVLIMTSNVATTALKTTFKPEFLNRIDEIIIYQSLDEKQIRSIVDIQLARLAKLLTTKKLSIKVEDQVKEFFAQEGYDPNYGARPLKRTIQRYLQDPLALKILEGEFKEGDKIEVSLDKAKQLQLKKL from the coding sequence ATGCGCTTTGACCGCTTTACCTTAAAATCCCAAGAAGCCATGGAGGCCATGGCCAAATTGGCCACGGAATATGGCAATCAAGAATTACAGGTCGAGCACTTGCTTGCCGTATTATTGGCCGATGACGAGGGCTTGGGCCCTACCTTATTAAAAAGGTTTGGGGCTAGCCCGGCTAGCCTGCATGCCAGTGTTTTAAAAGAAATTGCTAAATTCCCTAAGGTGCAAGGGCTGGGTGATCATTATCTTTCTGCTCATTTAAAAAAAATATTGAATCAGGCAGAAATTGAGGCAAGTCAGCTCAAAGATGAATATGTCAGCGTTGAACATTTTCTTTTAGCCATCTTAGAGACACCTGGCACCTTTTGTGCAAACTTATTGCAGCAACATGGCCTCAACAAAAATAAATTATTACAAGTGTTAAGTGAAGTTCGCGGGAGTCATCGCGTGACCGACCAAGCCCCCGAAGGGAAATACCAAAGCCTAGAAAAATATACTCAAGATCTCACCGCTCAAGCTAAGGCTGGGAAATTAGACCCGGTGATTGGCCGAGATGAAGAAATCAGGCGCATCATGCAAGTGCTCTCCCGGCGCACTAAAAACAATCCGGTGTTGATTGGCGAACCTGGGGTAGGCAAAACCGCCATTGTGGAGGGTCTGGCCCAACGCATTGCCCATGGCGATGTGCCCGAGTCCTTGAAAAATAAGCGGTTGCTGGTTTTTGATTTGGCCGGTTTATTGGCAGGCACTAAGTATCGGGGTGAATTTGAAGATCGGCTTAAAGCCTTGTTGAAAGAAATCAAATCTGCCGGTGGCGAGATTATTTTGTTTATCGATGAGCTGCATACCTTAGTAGGGGCCGGCAGTGCCGAAGGTGCGATGGATGCTTCTAACATGCTCAAACCCATGCTGGTGCGGGGTGAATTACGCTGCATTGGTGCCACCACTTTAGATGAATATCGTAAACATATTGAAAAAGACCCCGCCCTCGAGCGCAGGTTTCAACCCACTTTGGTGGGTGAGCCTACGGTGGCTGATACCATTGCCATTTTGCGTGGTTTAAAAGAGAAATACGAAGTTCATCATGGGGTGCGTATTAAAGACGATGCTCTAGTGGCTGCGGCCATGCTTTCCGATCGTTACATCTCCGATCGTTTTTTGCCCGACAAGGCGATTGACCTGGTTGATGAAGCGGCAAGTAAGATTCGCATGGAAATCGACAGCCTGCCCACCGAAATTGACGAGATCGAGCGTAAAATTCGCCAGCTCGAAATAGAGCGGCAGGCTTTAAAAAAAGAATCGGGTAAAGAGGCCAAAGCGCGACTTAGCGATTTAGAAAAAGACCTAGCCAACCAGCGTGAAAAAAATCAAACCCTCAAAACACAATGGCAAAGTGAAAAAGAGGCCATCACGCAAATTCGTCGGGTGAAAGAACAAATTGAAAAAGGAAGGGGTCAGGTTGAACTAGCCGAGCGCAAAGCCGATCTTAATTTAGCCGCCGAGCTTAAATACGGTAAAATTCCTGAACTAGAAAAACAGCTCCAAAAATTTAATGAAAATCTCACCGTCTTACAAAAAGAAAAGTCGATGTTGAAAGAAGAGGTCGAAGAAGAAGACATCGCCGAAGTGGTTTCTAAATGGACCAAAATCCCGGTTTCAAAAATGATGATGGGTGAAATGCAAAAACTCATCCATATGGAAAAACATCTAAGCGGCCGCGTGGTAGGCCAAGACGAAGCCTTGGCCAAAGTGGCCAATGCCGTACGCCGCAGCCGCGCTGGTTTGCAAGACCCTAATCGCCCCATCGGGTCCTTTTTGTTTTTGGGCCCCACCGGGGTGGGTAAAACCGAAACTGCTCGCACTCTAGCCGATTTTCTTTTCGATAACGAGCATGCCATCGTGCGCCTCGACATGAGTGAATATATGGAAAAACACGCGGTTAGTCGGCTCATTGGCGCCCCGCCTGGTTATGTGGGTTATGAAGAAGGTGGGCAACTCACCGAGGCCGTGCGCCGCATGCCTTATTGTGTGCTACTTTTCGATGAAATCGAAAAGGCTCACCCCGATGTGTTTAATATTCTTTTGCAGATTTTAGACGATGGCCGCTTAACCGATGGGCAAGGCAGAGCCGTCAATTTTACCAATGTGGTTTTAATTATGACCAGCAATGTCGCTACCACGGCACTTAAAACTACTTTTAAGCCAGAATTTTTGAATCGCATTGATGAAATCATCATTTATCAATCGCTCGATGAAAAACAAATTCGTTCCATTGTTGATATTCAACTTGCGCGTTTAGCCAAGCTGTTAACTACTAAAAAATTGAGCATTAAAGTAGAAGACCAGGTAAAAGAATTTTTTGCCCAAGAAGGTTATGACCCCAATTATGGGGCCAGGCCCTTAAAACGCACTATCCAACGCTATTTGCAAGATCCCCTGGCGTTAAAAATTTTGGAGGGAGAATTTAAAGAGGGAGATAAGATTGAAGTGAGTTTAGACAAAGCAAAACAGCTCCAATTAAAAAAACTATAA
- a CDS encoding sensor histidine kinase, translating to MGSGPVASFDKQLLNLVVNQLALHLEKSAGPTDATEALLARVQPAYRCAETFGQFLFFLNPTFAAQLRQNVGTKFFAELSDIIHSPNEELAIQSLTNLVQRLLLAEDLASSDALTQAILALKPETFAGQQALKIAQKRLAILSGNGSFVESLPMSAAHLFNVGSDPKFWVPMVLAGPVGQVVRAKTALGVGRTGVAWLGRGTIGRALVAGSTGIASEVGVATLGSTSLAYWDGDSQAFHHFGERLQHMGLAVAVFRVTGLGAQWGLAQVGSTSLNPWAMVARKAVPHVTQGSALGALQVVEQGLGWQPQRGGGWLMADVLTQWGHLNLLGPVTYDLQPLSLRKYLGKLHWDMVKVPGLGEPKWAWQTPAGPFISQMSGKGTEPASRPGAHLFPKGKKSSWPSRQFSKLDLDAIAGPLEEVPPFYSNYFSIFRANAERVYRHFTRAGVDSAEIRRDLQQLSVSFNTLDAMLPKGARSRYRALLLHDINNSVAVLKGYAELLPGGKQLSPERLKDIEFNYYLIDDLFSLASGRMPTQRAIQWGELTHRVSEYLSSQAQVTVRLHYRESSGYPGLVFLALKNLAVNSVAYQNPVVPLRVNLEVYRHWVKYEDNGSGIPTKFLGDLLEFGNRAGRTDDAGTGVGTYAVAKAVAVHDGALRIESAVGKGTRFELRFGPLRSTRADYPPQIMMPNDSTQSLQEPSVQKWGRDQLPQLSESTFSLGYGNRVADWERFVARELQLLPTDSVTVRVGTGGPSIPEGLARQMLQLWVQNAREYAPPIVNGIPTQEPRQRWAQMAIQVDPQRIIYQDNSVGMTPSREQQLQQIVGSLGGTLQIQSVPGVGTRYEINFPMLH from the coding sequence TTGGGGTCTGGCCCAGTCGCTTCTTTTGATAAACAATTACTCAATTTAGTTGTTAATCAATTAGCCCTCCATTTAGAAAAGTCAGCCGGCCCTACCGATGCAACCGAGGCATTATTGGCTAGGGTGCAACCAGCCTACCGCTGCGCCGAAACCTTTGGGCAGTTTTTATTTTTTCTCAATCCCACCTTTGCTGCTCAATTGCGTCAAAATGTCGGAACAAAATTTTTTGCCGAATTAAGCGATATTATTCACTCGCCCAACGAAGAGTTAGCCATTCAATCGTTAACCAATCTTGTGCAGCGATTATTATTAGCCGAAGATTTGGCGAGTAGCGATGCCCTAACGCAAGCCATTTTGGCTTTAAAACCCGAAACGTTTGCCGGGCAACAAGCCCTTAAAATAGCTCAAAAACGCTTGGCCATTTTGTCGGGAAATGGCTCCTTTGTTGAATCGCTACCCATGAGTGCAGCTCACCTTTTCAATGTAGGGAGCGACCCTAAGTTTTGGGTACCCATGGTGTTAGCCGGGCCTGTTGGCCAAGTGGTTAGGGCAAAAACAGCTTTAGGTGTAGGGAGGACAGGGGTTGCCTGGCTGGGCCGTGGCACCATAGGCCGGGCCTTAGTGGCAGGGAGCACAGGCATTGCTTCGGAAGTAGGCGTTGCTACCCTGGGCTCCACGAGTCTTGCCTATTGGGATGGCGACTCCCAAGCCTTCCATCATTTTGGCGAACGTTTACAACACATGGGTTTGGCGGTTGCGGTCTTTCGGGTCACCGGTTTGGGCGCTCAATGGGGGCTTGCTCAAGTGGGCAGTACTAGTTTAAACCCCTGGGCAATGGTGGCTCGTAAAGCCGTGCCTCATGTCACTCAAGGAAGTGCTTTGGGTGCTTTGCAGGTCGTTGAACAGGGCTTAGGCTGGCAACCTCAACGTGGAGGCGGGTGGCTCATGGCCGATGTGCTTACGCAATGGGGTCATTTGAATTTGCTGGGCCCGGTGACCTATGATCTACAGCCCTTATCTTTGAGGAAATATTTAGGCAAATTACATTGGGATATGGTTAAGGTGCCAGGTCTTGGCGAGCCGAAATGGGCGTGGCAAACCCCGGCAGGGCCTTTTATAAGTCAAATGTCAGGGAAAGGTACAGAACCAGCCAGCCGACCTGGGGCCCACTTATTTCCCAAAGGTAAAAAATCTTCTTGGCCATCTCGTCAATTCTCAAAATTGGATTTAGATGCTATCGCCGGTCCTTTGGAAGAGGTTCCTCCTTTCTATAGCAATTATTTTTCGATATTTCGAGCGAATGCAGAAAGAGTTTATCGACATTTTACCAGGGCAGGGGTTGACTCTGCCGAAATCAGAAGGGATTTACAACAGCTCAGTGTTTCATTCAACACATTAGATGCTATGTTACCCAAGGGCGCTAGATCGCGATATCGTGCTTTGCTACTTCACGATATCAACAATTCCGTCGCGGTTTTGAAGGGGTATGCTGAACTGCTGCCTGGTGGAAAGCAACTCAGTCCCGAACGTTTAAAAGATATAGAATTTAATTATTATCTTATCGATGACTTGTTTAGTCTTGCTTCGGGAAGGATGCCCACCCAAAGGGCAATTCAGTGGGGTGAACTAACGCATCGTGTCTCTGAGTATTTAAGCTCACAGGCTCAAGTGACTGTCCGCCTTCACTATCGGGAATCTTCAGGTTACCCTGGCTTGGTCTTTCTAGCTTTAAAAAATTTGGCAGTTAACTCTGTAGCTTATCAAAATCCGGTGGTACCGCTTCGAGTGAATTTGGAAGTTTATCGTCATTGGGTGAAATACGAAGATAATGGCTCAGGCATTCCAACCAAGTTCTTGGGGGACTTATTGGAGTTTGGCAATAGGGCTGGTCGAACCGATGATGCCGGGACTGGGGTTGGAACTTATGCGGTTGCTAAGGCGGTGGCGGTTCATGATGGGGCCCTTCGAATTGAATCGGCGGTAGGGAAGGGCACTCGCTTTGAACTGCGTTTTGGGCCTTTGAGATCTACGCGTGCAGATTATCCCCCTCAAATCATGATGCCTAATGATAGTACTCAGAGCTTACAAGAGCCATCTGTGCAGAAGTGGGGCCGTGATCAATTACCCCAGTTGTCTGAGAGTACTTTCTCCTTAGGGTACGGGAATAGGGTTGCAGATTGGGAGAGATTTGTGGCGAGAGAGCTGCAACTTTTGCCCACTGATTCTGTGACGGTGCGAGTAGGTACAGGGGGTCCCAGCATTCCAGAAGGTTTGGCACGACAGATGTTACAATTATGGGTGCAGAATGCCCGAGAATATGCTCCCCCTATTGTCAATGGGATTCCAACCCAAGAGCCAAGGCAGCGCTGGGCTCAAATGGCTATCCAAGTGGATCCGCAGCGGATCATATATCAAGATAATAGTGTTGGAATGACCCCCTCACGAGAGCAGCAATTACAACAAATTGTTGGTTCTTTAGGGGGTACCCTGCAAATTCAGTCGGTACCAGGGGTTGGGACACGGTATGAAATCAACTTCCCCATGCTTCATTAA
- a CDS encoding Do family serine endopeptidase, translating to MRKYLIFLLLCLWSSGTVQAVGWFTPSYPGSFSDLIKRVQPAVVNISTTKTVKLRSPFDEFFRQHYGLPPRNRRQNSLGSGFIIDKDGHILTNNHVVMGADEIIVNLSDGRTFQAKVIGKDLRTDIAVIKISAKGDLPTVQLGDSDVVQVGDWVLAIGNPFGLGQTVTAGIISAKGRHIGAGPYDNFIQTDASINPGNSGGPLFNLSGEVVGLNTAVVQSGQGIGFAIPINLVKNLAPQLIKGGKVDRGYLGVSIQEVPSDLANVLGIENGQGAMVADVVKGSPAALAGMEPGDIVTEYDGRALNSAGDLPLWVSDTPIGKTVEIKFLRRHEHKAITVKIGNLTQVGDIS from the coding sequence ATGAGGAAATATCTGATTTTCCTGTTGCTGTGTCTATGGAGTAGCGGCACGGTTCAAGCCGTGGGGTGGTTTACCCCTTCTTATCCAGGTTCTTTTTCAGACCTGATCAAACGGGTTCAACCCGCCGTTGTGAACATTAGCACGACCAAAACGGTTAAGTTACGCAGCCCCTTTGACGAATTTTTTCGGCAGCACTATGGTCTGCCCCCGCGCAACCGTCGGCAAAATAGTTTAGGTTCAGGTTTTATTATTGATAAAGACGGGCATATTTTAACCAACAATCATGTGGTGATGGGGGCCGATGAAATTATCGTGAATCTGTCTGATGGCAGAACGTTTCAGGCTAAAGTGATAGGGAAAGATTTGCGCACCGATATTGCCGTGATTAAAATTTCGGCCAAAGGTGATCTGCCTACCGTTCAACTGGGTGATTCCGATGTGGTGCAAGTAGGCGATTGGGTTTTAGCCATCGGCAATCCCTTTGGTTTAGGTCAAACCGTCACTGCCGGGATCATCAGCGCTAAGGGCAGGCATATTGGGGCTGGCCCCTACGATAATTTTATTCAAACCGATGCATCGATCAATCCTGGTAATTCAGGGGGGCCCTTGTTTAACCTCAGTGGTGAGGTGGTAGGGCTTAACACAGCGGTGGTGCAAAGTGGCCAAGGTATTGGCTTTGCCATCCCTATCAACCTGGTGAAGAATTTGGCGCCCCAGCTCATTAAGGGAGGAAAAGTCGATCGTGGTTATTTGGGAGTGAGTATTCAAGAAGTACCCTCAGATTTGGCCAATGTTTTGGGGATCGAAAATGGCCAAGGCGCCATGGTGGCCGATGTGGTGAAGGGTAGCCCTGCAGCCCTAGCCGGCATGGAACCTGGTGATATTGTAACAGAATATGATGGTCGTGCCCTCAATTCAGCAGGCGATTTGCCTCTTTGGGTCAGCGATACCCCGATTGGCAAGACGGTTGAAATCAAGTTTTTAAGGCGTCATGAGCACAAGGCGATTACGGTAAAAATTGGCAATCTTACCCAGGTGGGAGATATTTCGTAG
- the bamD gene encoding outer membrane protein assembly factor BamD, whose protein sequence is MIFRRTLMLFFIILLGTGCVQKKLARINERDSEAQALKKCLRLSEKKHFEEAVECLQIYKSQFPNSTYSQEAELNIGDNYYRKKEYLLAAESYKVFAQTNPASEKLDYAYYRMGLCYEKEMPKAIDRDQTYIKDATDSFHKVVEYFPQSSYAYMASAKYNQMRNREAKKHFYVGYFYYRTGEFRASIPRFRIIMEEFHDLPIAKDAHYHIAMAYAKLDRMDAARELATSFLEKYPSSRFAKKLSKKLLGDHHG, encoded by the coding sequence ATGATTTTTCGAAGAACCTTGATGTTGTTTTTTATCATCTTGCTTGGCACGGGATGCGTGCAAAAAAAGTTGGCTCGTATTAATGAGCGTGATAGCGAGGCACAAGCTTTGAAAAAATGTCTGCGCTTAAGCGAAAAGAAGCATTTTGAAGAAGCGGTGGAGTGTTTGCAAATTTATAAAAGCCAATTCCCTAACTCCACTTATTCTCAAGAAGCTGAACTCAATATTGGCGACAACTACTATCGAAAAAAAGAATACTTGTTGGCCGCAGAAAGCTATAAAGTTTTTGCTCAAACGAATCCTGCTAGCGAAAAATTAGACTATGCTTATTACCGCATGGGCCTTTGTTATGAAAAAGAAATGCCTAAGGCCATTGACCGCGATCAAACCTATATCAAAGATGCCACCGATAGTTTTCACAAGGTGGTAGAGTATTTTCCGCAAAGCTCTTATGCCTACATGGCATCAGCCAAATACAATCAAATGCGCAACCGCGAGGCCAAAAAGCATTTTTATGTAGGTTACTTTTATTATCGCACCGGCGAATTTCGAGCTTCCATCCCACGTTTTCGCATTATCATGGAAGAATTTCACGACCTACCCATTGCCAAAGATGCTCACTATCACATTGCGATGGCCTATGCTAAATTAGATCGCATGGACGCAGCCCGCGAATTAGCAACTTCTTTTCTAGAAAAATATCCCAGCAGTCGGTTTGCCAAAAAACTTAGCAAAAAATTATTAGGAGACCACCATGGATGA
- a CDS encoding tetratricopeptide repeat protein has protein sequence MDESRKLFQEGKQYFVNQEYELALPILQKLVEKENGFADVHNMLGVIAHNHGQFSDAIHQFEKALHINPKYTEAMMNLAVLYNDLGQYKKSRVLFEKVKAKSKAGGKGKMDPNVRDKLANQHNMVGDMYKGIGFYQEAIEEYNKALKLAPHFYDIRLKHAICLRDSGNYTQALKELSNIVKENAKFLSARIERGVTLYATGKHKEAIEEWKKISKEYPHYEKAQMYLKLTASHG, from the coding sequence ATGGATGAAAGCCGCAAACTCTTTCAAGAAGGGAAACAATATTTTGTTAACCAAGAGTATGAATTGGCATTACCCATCTTGCAAAAATTGGTGGAAAAAGAAAATGGCTTTGCTGATGTTCACAACATGCTAGGGGTCATTGCCCACAACCATGGTCAATTTAGCGACGCCATCCATCAATTTGAAAAAGCCCTGCATATTAATCCCAAATACACCGAAGCCATGATGAATTTGGCCGTGCTTTATAATGACCTGGGTCAATATAAAAAATCACGGGTCTTGTTTGAAAAGGTGAAGGCTAAAAGCAAGGCTGGTGGCAAAGGCAAGATGGACCCTAATGTGCGGGACAAACTGGCTAATCAACATAATATGGTGGGAGATATGTATAAGGGGATCGGGTTTTACCAAGAAGCCATTGAAGAATACAACAAGGCATTGAAGCTTGCCCCCCATTTTTACGACATTCGGCTTAAGCATGCTATTTGTTTGCGCGACTCTGGCAATTATACCCAAGCTTTAAAAGAACTGAGTAACATCGTAAAAGAAAATGCTAAATTTTTATCGGCTCGTATCGAACGAGGCGTGACCCTTTATGCCACCGGAAAACATAAAGAGGCCATCGAAGAATGGAAAAAGATTTCGAAAGAATACCCCCACTACGAAAAAGCCCAAATGTATTTGAAATTAACGGCCAGCCACGGATAG